acagttagtgtagtagggtttctcatcaccaagcagtatctacctctggtaccaaacatctacatgtaacagttagtgtagtagggttactcatcaccaagcagtatctacctctggtaccaaacatctacatgtaacagttagtgtagtagggttactcatcaccaagcagtatctacctctggtaccaaacatctacatgtaacagtgtagtagggttactcatcaccaagcagtatctacctctggtacccaacatctacatgtaacagtgtagtagggtttctcatcaccaagcagtatctacctctggtaccaaacatctacatgtaacagttagtgtagtagggttactcatcaccaagcagtgtctacctctggtaccaaacatctacatgtaacagtgtagtagggttactcatcaccaagcagtatctacctctggtaccaaacatctacatgtaacagtgtagtagggtttctcatcaccaagcagtatctacctctggtaccaaacatctacatgtaacagttagtgtagtagggttactcatcaccaagcagtatctacctctggtaccatacatctacatgtaacagttagtgtaggagggttactcatcaccaagcagtatctacctctggtaccatacatctacatgtaacagttagtgtaggagggttactcatcaccaagcagtatctacctctggtaccatacatctacatgtaacagttagtgtaggagggttactcatcaccaagcagtatctacctctggtaccatacatctacatgtaacagttagtgtaggagggttactcatcaccaagcagtatctacctctggtaccaaacatctacatgtaacagttagtgtaggagggttactcatcaccaagcagtatctacctctggtaccaaacatctacatgtaacagttagtgtagtagggtttctcatcaccaagcagtatctacctctggtaccaaacatctacatgtaacagttagtgtagtagggttactcatcaccaagcagtatctacctctggtaccaaacatctacatgtaacagttagtgtagtagggctcctcatcaccaagcagtatctacctctggtaccaaacatctacatgtaacagttagtgtagtagggttactcatcaccaagcagtatctacctctggtaccaaacatctacatgtaacagttagtgtagtagggtttctcatcatgCTGAAACACAAAGCACAGAAAACATCTTAGTTCATGAGATACATAGATACAcacatatagatagatagatagatagatagatagatagatagatagatagatagatagatagatagatagacctTCCTTCTgcaccccacctccctccctctctctctccttccccaccctccccctccctgtcttCGTACCTCATCATGTTGTCCTGGGGTCAGCTGTCTCTGACACTGTTGATACTATctttcccttccccctctctcccccttcccttccctctctcccctccccttctctccctgactcactctctctcccccttcccttccttctctcccctccccttctctccctgactcactctctctcccccttcccttccttctctcccctccccttctctccatgactcactctctctcccccttcccttccatctctcccccctctgctatactcccctccctctcagctcccgttcctccctcccccttctctccctcctcctcttccctccctccctctctctccatacctcagCATGTTGTCCTGGGGTCAACTGTCTCTGACACTGTTGACACTTCAGACACAGAGGGTGGTAGTCCCGCCCCAATGACCTCTTCTTCTCACCTGGACCAATGGGGAGAGAGGATACCAAGGGTTAGAGGTCAAATGTCTGTCATGGACCAATCTAGTTAGAGgataatcaaattgtatttgtcacatgcgccgaatacaacagtgaaatgctgaatacaacaggtgtggacctcacagtgaaatgctgaatacaacaggtgtagtagaccttacagtgaaatgctgaatacaacaggtgtagtagaccttacagtgaaatgctgaatacaacaggtgtagtagacctcacagtgaaatgctgaatacaacaggtgtagacctcacagtgaaatgctgaatacaacaggtgtagacctcacagtgaaatgctgaatacaacaggtgtagacctcacagtgaaatgctgaatacaacaggtgtagaccttacagtgaaatgctgaatacaacaggtgtagaccttacagtgaaatgctgaatacaacaggtgtggacctcacagtgaaatgctgaatacaacaggtgtggaacttacagtgaaatgctgaatacaacaggtgtggacctcacagtgaaatgctgaatacaacaggtgtggacctcacagtgaaatgctgaatacaacaggtgtggaccttacagtgaaattctgaatacaacaggtgtagacctcacagtgaaatgctgaatacaacaggtgtggacctcacagtgaaatgctgaatacaacaggtgtagacctcacagtgaaatgctgaatacaacaggtgtggaccttacagtgaaatgctgaatacaacaggtgtagaccttacagtgaaatgctgaatacaacaggtgtagacctcacagtgaaatgctgaatacaacaggtgtagaccttacagtgaaatgctgaatacaacaggtgtagacctcacagtgaaatgctgaatacaacaggtgtagacctcacagtgaaatgctgaatacaacaggtgtggacctcacagtgaaatgctgaatacaacaggtgtggacctcacagtgaaatgctgaatacaacaggtgtggacctcacagtgaaatgcagaatacaacaggtgtagtagaccttacagtgaaatgctgaatacaacaggtgtagtagaccttacagtgaaatgctgaatacaacaggtgtagtagaccttacagtgaaatgctgaatacaacaggtgtagacctcacagtgaaatgctgaatacaacaggtgtggaccttatagtgaaatgctgaatacaacaggtgtagaccttacagtgaaatgctgaatacaacaggtgtagaccttacagtgaaatgctgaatacaacaggtgtggacctcacagtgaaatgctgaatacaacaggtgtggacctcacagtgaaatgctgaatacaacaggtgtagacctcagtgaaatgctgaatacaacaggtgtggacctcacagtgaaatgctgaatacaacaggtgtagacctcacagtgaaatgctgaatacaacaggtgtagacctcacagtgaaatgctgaatacaacaggtgtggacctcacagtgaaatgctgaatacaacaggtgtggaccttacagtgaaatgctgaatacaacaggtgtagacctcacagtgaaatgctgaatacaacaggtgtggacctcacagtgaaatgctgaatacaacaggtgtagacctcacagtgaaatgctgaatacaacaggtgtggaccttacagtgaaatgctgaatacaacaggtgtagacctcacagtgaaatgctgaatacaacaggtgtagacctcacagtgaaatgctgaatacaacaggtgtagtagaccttacagtgaaacgctgaatacaacaggtgtagaccttacagtgaaacgctgaatacaacaggtgtagtagaccttacagtgaaacgctgaatacaacaggtgtagacctcacagtgaaatgctgaatacaacaggtgtggaccttacagtgaaatgctgaatacaacaggtgtagacctcacagtgaaatgctgaatacaacaggtgtggaccttacagtgaaatgctgaatacaacaggtgtggacctcacagtgaaatgctgaatacaacaggtgtagaccttacagtgaaatgctgaatacaacaggtgtggaccttacagtgaaatgctgaatacaacaggtgtggacctcacagtgaaatgctgaatacaacaggtgtggaccttacagtgaaatgctgaatacaacaggtgtagaccttacagtgaaatgctgaatacaacaggtgtggacctcacagtgaaatgctgaatacaacaggtgtggacctcacagtgaaatgcagaatacaacaggtgtggacctcacagtgaaatgcagaatacaacaggtgtagtagaccttacagtgaaatgctgaatacaacaggtgtagtagaccttacagtgaaatgctgaatacaacaggtgtagacctcacagtgaaatgctgaatacaacaggtgtagacctcacagtgaaatgctgaatacaacaggtgtggaccttacagtgaaatgctgaatacaacaggtgtggaccttatagtgaaatgctgaatacaacagatgtagaccttacagtgacatgctgaatacaacaggtgtagacctcacagtgaaatgctgaatacaacaggtgtggaccttacagtgaaatgctgaatacaacaggtgtagacctcacagtgaaatgctgaatacaacaggtgtggaacttacagtgaaatgctgaatacaacaggtgtggaccttacagtgaaatgctgaatacaacaggtgtggacctcacagtgaaatgctgaatacaacaggtgtagaccttacagtgaaatgctgaatacaacagctgtaggcctcacagtgaaatgctgaatacaacaggtgtggaccttacagtgaaatgctgaatacaacaggtgtggaccttacagtgaaatgctgaatacaacaggtgtagaccttacagtgaaatgctgaatacaacaggtgtggaccttacagtgaaatgctgaatacaacaggtgtagtagaccttacagtgaaatgctgaatacaacaggtgtagaccttacagtgaaatgctgaatacaacaggtgtagaccttacagtgaaatgctgaatacaacaggtgtagtagaccttacagtgaaatgctgaatacaacaggtgtagacctcacagtgaaatgctgaatacaacaggtgtagaccttacagtgaaatgctgaatacaacaggtgtagtagaccttacagtgaaatgctgaatacaacaggtgtagaccttacagtgaaatgctgaatacaactggtgtggacctcacagtgacatgctgaatacaacaggtgtggaccttacagtgaaatgctgaatacaacagatgtagaccttacagtgaaattcttacttacaagcacttaacttTTTAAAGCAATGTTGGTTTTAAGAAAAAATGTGTTAAggaaacatatatattttttcagttataaataattaaacagcagcagtaaaataacaatagcgaggctatattggggttccgttacagagtcaatgtgaggaggcACCGGTTAATCCAGGTAatggaggtaatatgtaggtagagttaaagtgactatgtatagatagtaaacagagagtagcagcagcaccgGTTAATCCAGGTAATTGAGGaaatatgtaggtagagttaaagtgactatgtatagatagtaaacagagagtagcagcagcaccgGTTAATCCAGGTAATGGAGGTAATATGTAGggagagttaaagtgactatgtatagatagtaaacagagagtagcaacagcacCGGTTAATCCAGGTAATTGAGGaaatatgtaggtagagttaaagtgactatgtatagatagtaaacagagagtagcagcagcaccgGTTAATCCAGGTAATTGAGGaaatatgtaggtagagttaaagtgactatgtatagatagtaaacagagagtagcagcagcaccgGTTAATCCAGGTAatggaggtaatatgtaggtagagttaaagtgactatgtatagatagtaaacagagagtagcagcagcaccgGTTAATCCAGGTAatggaggtaatatgtaggtagagttaaagtgactatgtatagatagtaaacagagagtagcagcagcaccgGTTAatccaggtaattgaggtaatatgtaggtagagttaaagtgactatgtatagatagtaaacagagagtagcagcagtgtaaaagaggggtatggtggattagatgttcaggagtcttatggcttcggggtagaagctgataaggagccttttggtcctagatttggtgatccggtaccacttgccgtgcggtagaagagagaacagtatagGACTAGGGTGACTGGTGTCTTtcacaatttgtagggccttcctctgacaccgcctggtatagaggtcctggatggcaagaagcttggccccggtgatgtactgggccgtacgcacaaccCTCTATAGTGTCTTGaagtcggaggctgagcagttgccataccaggcaattATGCAACCAGTCGtgatgctcttgatgttgcagctgtagaaccttttgaggatctgaggacccatgccaaatctttttagtttcctcaggaggaataggctttgtcatgccctcttcacgactgtcttggtgtgcttggaccatgctagtttgttggtgacgtggacaccaaggaacttgaagctctcaatctgctcccctacagccccatcgatgagaatgggggcgttcattgtcctccttttcctgtagtccacagtcatctcctttgtttttatcacgttgagggagaggttgttgtcctggcaccacacggccaggtctctgacctcctccctataggctgtctcatcgctgacggtgatcaggtctaccactgttgtgtcatcggcaaacttaatgatggtgttggagtcgtgcctcggcgtgcagtcatgagtgaacagggagtacaggaggggtctgagcacgatcccctgaggggcccccgttgtgaggatcagcatggcggatgtgttgttacctaccctcaccacctggggaggcccgtcaggaagtccaggatccagttgcagagggaggtgttcagtcccagggtccttagcttagtgatgagctttgagggcactatggtgttgaacgctgagctgtagtcaatgaacagcattctcacataggtgttccttttgtccaggtgggaaagggcagtgttgagtgcaatagagattgcaggTCATGGACCAGTGGGGATGGAAGATACCAAGGGTTAGAGGTCAAATGGTGTCTGCCATTCAGAGAGAGCTCTGCACTGTGACCTGAGAGTTGCTAAGCTACCTGTAATTTACCAAAGTAACTTTGGGAATTTATACTAGAATCACTTTTATAAAATGTATTCCTCTATATGgtgtctgtgtccatattgtccaacagactaattaatgaaaaagcatctaatcaacaaggCCATTATTTTGATAAACTCTATTGACTGATTTAACAACTGACATCAGTTTGGCTCCAAcacatttacaacaaagacattttgacagtaaaataaatacaagtgtTTAAAAAAACATGAAGAATATTTCATggtgaaaccctcatattaaacaccaatgatATTTACTGAGTTCATGGTTTATATTAAGGTTAAGGATTTACAgctttatattatatatatttttaaacaatcTTATTTAATGATTGTCTATTTGACATGATAATTACAgactctgtcacgttcctgaccgtatttcccttgttttgtatgtattttagtatggtcagggcgtgagttggggtgggttgtctatgtgtgttttctatgttgggattttgggttcggcctggtatgattctcaatcagaggcagctgtcaatcgttgtccctgattgagaatcatacttaggcagctggggtttcacgtttggtttgtgggtgtttgttcctgtgtcagtgtttcgccacacgggactgttacggtatgttcgtttgttgttttgtatcgtgTATTGTTTTCGTGTACATGAAATtaccatggaaacttaccactctgcacattggtcctccgatccttctcgcttctcctcgtccgatgaggaggacgaaatagactgccgttacagactcatgtgataaggccacacagagggccatagataattacagactcatgtgataaggccacactgTGACGGCCACACTGTgacctacctggcacccctataaataacctcaagtcaaaaccgttacaacacagaggaccagagataattacagactcatgtgataagaccacacagagggccagagataattacagactcatgtgataaaaccacacagagggccagagataattacagactcatgtgataaggccacacagagggccagagataattacagactcatgtgataagaccacacagagggccagagataattacagactcatgtgataatctgaagtacccaaaaaggcCACTAGATGTAATTTGATAAAATTAcccctaaaatgtaaatgttaccaaaattctggtagtttccTGGTAAACATAGAAACTTTCCAATAATATACCTTTCATTTGCAACCCTAGTTCCTGTACCGGACACATGCAAATAATGCAAGTCCCTAAAGGAAAGGAAGGCAAGTTGGTATTTGAACAAAGCTGAAGTGTGAGAGACCAGTCTGCTGTCTCATATCAGTTGAGGACTTAGGAAAGGAGCCCAGGTGAAAGgcagccaggttagactataggaacccagcctctgaagggaaggaagccaggttagactataggaacccagcctctgaaggaaaggaagccaggttagactataggaacccagcctctaaagggaaggaagccaggttagactattggaacccagcctctgaaggaaaggaagccaggttagactataggaacccagcctctgaaggaaaggaagccaggttagactataggaactcagcctctgaaggaaaggaagccaggttagactataggaacccagcctctgaaggaacggaagccaggttagactattggaacccagcctctgaaggaaaggaagccaggttagactattggaacccagcctctgaaggaaaggaagccaggttagactataggaacccagccagtgaaggaaaagagaccagtttagggtgttggaacttatcccaggatgaaaagaaggctggttagaaaggaaaggacaccaggttaGAGTATTGGAGAGTAGCCGGTGTGTTAGAGAACAGTCTGCTTCCTCAGAGAAGACACTTCctgttgtctgtgtgtgagtcaTGACAGACTGTTCAGagcatggagacacacacacagacagacagacagacacactgacatacacactgacatacacactgacatacacactgacatacacactgacatacacacacacacacaataggaaAGGTATAACGATTGAGTTTAGAAAAGATTTGCGAGCGAACGATGCCTCTCAAAAACCTGCCCTAACAATCTAGCAACTATTCCATAATTCTATGGCATCTCTGACCAACTGTGTtacactgcaaacacacacacacacacacacacactgcactcacCAAAGTAGACGGGTTTCCCACAGATGGGACAGTAGCCCACCATGATAGATGATATTCCTGACACTGTTATTTAGCAGACAGGAAGTGTGTacgtagagagagtgagatggagaaagtgtgtgtagagagagaatgtgtgtgtgagagagtatgtaGAGAAAaggtgtgtgtcagagagatgtACAGGAAATAGGTTCAACTCTGTGAATGTGGCGTGTTGTGATGACAGAACCAGGATGTGGTG
The DNA window shown above is from Salvelinus namaycush isolate Seneca unplaced genomic scaffold, SaNama_1.0 Scaffold808, whole genome shotgun sequence and carries:
- the LOC120042920 gene encoding cysteine-rich protein 2-like; translated protein: MVGYCPICGKPVYFGEKKRSLGRDYHPLCLKCQQCQRQLTPGQHAEHDEKPYYTNCYM